A window of the Ramlibacter pinisoli genome harbors these coding sequences:
- a CDS encoding NAD(P)(+) transhydrogenase (Re/Si-specific) subunit beta, protein LFYKDNNRMLFGDAKKMLDEVLIALHA, encoded by the coding sequence GCTGTTCTACAAGGACAACAACCGCATGCTGTTCGGCGACGCCAAGAAGATGCTGGACGAGGTGCTGATCGCGCTGCACGCCTGA
- a CDS encoding long-chain-fatty-acid--CoA ligase — protein sequence MSTRPWLGAYPAGVPAEVDASAYASLVQLMEQSFGSYADRPAYSFMGQDVSYRQVDTLSRALGAYLQGLGLAKGDRVAVMMPNVPQYPVAVAAILRAGLVVVNVNPLYTPRELEHQLRDSGSKAIIIIENFAATLQQCIASTPVKHVVLAAMGDLLGLLKGTLVNYVVRSVKKMVPAYDLPGAVRFREAVAQGGRAALRPVALGPDDVAVLQYTGGTTGVSKGAVLLHRNVIANVLQSEAWNQPVVGRVAHEQVTGVCALPLYHIFAFTCSMMLSLRMGGKQILIPNPRDLAGTLKELSRHTFHSFPAVNTLFNGLANHPDFGKVDWSNLKISIGGGMAVQGAVAQLWLDRTGCPICEGYGLSETSPSASCNPVTSTQYTGTIGVPLPSTDMKLIDDEGRDVPVGQPGEIAIKGPQVMAGYWQRPDETAKVMTADGYFKTGDVGLMDEHGYFRIIDRKKDMVLVSGFNVYPNEVEDVVARLDGVLECAVVGVADEKTGEAVKLVVVKKDPALTEEQVRDYCRANLTGYKQPRVVEFRTDLPKTPVGKILRRELRERR from the coding sequence ATGAGTACTCGCCCCTGGCTGGGCGCCTACCCGGCCGGCGTGCCGGCCGAGGTCGATGCGTCCGCCTATGCCTCGCTGGTCCAGCTGATGGAGCAGAGCTTCGGCAGCTACGCCGACCGGCCCGCCTACAGCTTCATGGGCCAGGACGTCAGCTACCGCCAGGTCGACACGCTCAGCCGCGCGCTGGGCGCCTACCTGCAGGGGCTGGGCCTGGCCAAGGGCGACCGGGTGGCGGTCATGATGCCCAACGTGCCGCAGTACCCGGTGGCGGTGGCGGCCATCCTGCGCGCCGGCCTGGTGGTGGTGAACGTCAACCCGCTGTACACCCCGCGTGAACTCGAGCACCAGCTGCGCGACTCGGGCTCCAAGGCCATCATCATCATCGAGAACTTCGCCGCCACGCTGCAGCAGTGCATCGCCTCCACCCCCGTCAAGCACGTGGTGCTGGCGGCGATGGGCGACCTGCTCGGGCTGCTCAAGGGCACGCTGGTCAATTACGTCGTGCGCAGCGTCAAGAAGATGGTGCCGGCCTACGACCTGCCCGGCGCCGTGCGCTTCCGCGAGGCGGTGGCGCAGGGCGGGCGCGCCGCGCTGCGCCCGGTGGCGCTGGGCCCCGACGACGTCGCGGTGCTGCAATACACCGGCGGCACCACCGGGGTGTCCAAGGGCGCGGTGCTGCTGCACCGCAACGTCATCGCCAACGTGCTGCAGTCGGAGGCCTGGAACCAGCCGGTGGTCGGCCGCGTGGCGCACGAGCAGGTCACGGGCGTCTGCGCGCTGCCGCTGTACCACATCTTCGCCTTCACCTGCTCCATGATGTTGTCGCTGCGCATGGGCGGCAAGCAGATCCTGATCCCCAACCCGCGCGACCTGGCCGGCACGCTCAAGGAGCTGTCGCGCCACACCTTCCACAGCTTCCCGGCCGTCAACACGCTGTTCAACGGCCTGGCCAACCACCCCGACTTCGGCAAGGTGGACTGGAGCAACCTGAAGATCTCGATCGGCGGCGGCATGGCGGTGCAGGGCGCGGTGGCCCAGCTCTGGCTGGACCGGACCGGCTGCCCGATCTGCGAGGGCTACGGCCTGTCGGAGACCTCGCCCTCGGCCAGCTGCAACCCGGTCACGAGCACCCAGTACACCGGCACCATCGGCGTGCCGCTGCCGTCGACCGACATGAAGCTGATCGACGACGAGGGCCGCGACGTCCCGGTTGGCCAGCCCGGCGAGATCGCCATCAAGGGCCCGCAGGTGATGGCCGGCTACTGGCAGCGGCCCGACGAGACGGCCAAGGTCATGACGGCCGACGGCTACTTCAAGACCGGCGACGTCGGCCTGATGGATGAGCACGGTTATTTCAGGATCATCGACCGCAAGAAGGACATGGTGCTGGTGTCCGGCTTCAACGTGTACCCCAACGAGGTCGAGGACGTGGTGGCCCGGCTCGACGGCGTGCTGGAGTGCGCGGTGGTCGGCGTGGCCGACGAGAAGACCGGCGAGGCCGTCAAGCTGGTGGTGGTGAAGAAGGATCCGGCGCTCACCGAGGAGCAGGTACGCGACTACTGCCGCGCCAACCTCACCGGCTACAAGCAGCCGCGGGTGGTGGAGTTCCGCACCGACCTGCCCAAGACCCCGGTCGGCAAGATCCTGCGCCGCGAACTGCGCGAGCGCAGATAG
- a CDS encoding 5'-methylthioadenosine/adenosylhomocysteine nucleosidase: MPRLAIVSAMHEELAAVLALMPDESRQAVAGREFWVGHLHGQEVVAVLSRIGKVAAATTAAVLVERFGVDRIVFTGVAGGLAPGVEVGHVVVADAFLQHDLDASPIFPRYEVPLYGTDRFATDGPLSERLAAAAQRALPGTRLHRGLVISGDRFVSTDSESRHLQAVLPQALAVEMEGAAIAQVCHDYGVPFAAVRTVSDRADDAAHGDFTRFVREVASRHSAAIVQALLS, encoded by the coding sequence ATGCCCCGTCTCGCCATCGTCTCCGCCATGCACGAGGAACTGGCCGCCGTGCTGGCCCTCATGCCCGACGAGAGCCGGCAGGCCGTGGCCGGGCGCGAGTTCTGGGTCGGCCACCTGCACGGCCAGGAGGTGGTGGCGGTGCTGTCGCGCATCGGCAAGGTGGCGGCCGCGACCACGGCGGCGGTGCTGGTCGAGCGCTTCGGCGTCGACCGGATCGTGTTCACCGGCGTCGCCGGCGGGCTGGCGCCGGGGGTCGAGGTCGGCCACGTGGTGGTGGCCGACGCCTTCCTGCAGCACGATCTCGACGCCTCGCCCATCTTCCCGCGCTACGAGGTGCCGCTGTACGGCACCGACCGCTTCGCCACCGACGGCCCGCTGAGCGAACGGCTGGCGGCGGCCGCGCAGCGGGCGTTGCCGGGCACGCGCCTGCACCGCGGGCTGGTGATCAGCGGCGACCGGTTCGTCTCCACCGACAGCGAGAGCCGGCACCTGCAGGCGGTGTTGCCGCAGGCGCTGGCGGTCGAGATGGAGGGGGCGGCGATCGCCCAGGTCTGCCACGACTACGGGGTGCCGTTCGCCGCCGTGCGCACGGTCTCCGACCGCGCCGACGATGCGGCCCACGGCGACTTCACGCGCTTCGTGCGCGAGGTCGCCAGCCGGCACTCGGCCGCCATCGTCCAGGCACTGCTGTCCTGA
- a CDS encoding TolC family protein, producing MRFGQWWLAACLVLPAWAWAQAAPQVLTLAQALQVARENVDVSLARRALASARADVVAADHAPIPVVIAKASQLDLANGIGSGSVLGSKRIDKSLGVDWTYERGNKRELRTRAAEGVAGAAQHDVADVVVQQQIAVASAYFDLLAAQERVEQVGAMERGAAELAGASQRRQRAGDISLQESLRTEIEARRAQTELRGAQADRQRAALTLAQLLGLQGELQVEPAWPPLVAEQPGLPDIEQRADVLAARRRVEAAQAAFDAAAALRRNDLTLGASLDHFPGTSSRLLELRVSVPLGGMLGAYGYDGEIARARATLDSTQDQLEKVRRQARAESGRLAEDLRSAAARAAEFEQAIVPRARQVAGMAELAYSRGALPLVDLLDARRTLRSVLLDDLAARADFARASTAWQLRQQPPTP from the coding sequence ATGAGATTCGGACAGTGGTGGCTGGCTGCCTGCCTGGTGCTGCCGGCCTGGGCGTGGGCGCAAGCCGCCCCGCAGGTATTGACGCTTGCCCAGGCGCTGCAGGTGGCGCGCGAGAACGTCGACGTGTCGCTGGCGCGACGCGCGCTGGCGTCGGCACGCGCCGACGTGGTGGCGGCCGACCATGCGCCGATCCCGGTGGTCATCGCCAAGGCCTCGCAGCTCGACCTGGCCAACGGCATCGGCAGCGGCAGCGTGCTGGGCAGCAAGCGCATCGACAAGTCGCTCGGCGTCGACTGGACCTACGAACGCGGCAACAAGCGCGAACTGCGCACCCGCGCCGCCGAGGGCGTGGCCGGTGCGGCCCAGCACGACGTCGCCGACGTGGTCGTGCAGCAGCAGATCGCGGTCGCCTCGGCCTACTTCGACCTGCTGGCCGCGCAGGAGCGGGTCGAGCAGGTCGGCGCCATGGAGCGCGGCGCGGCCGAGCTGGCCGGCGCCTCGCAGCGCCGCCAGCGCGCCGGCGACATCTCGCTGCAGGAGAGCCTGCGCACCGAGATCGAGGCGCGCCGGGCCCAGACCGAGCTGCGCGGCGCCCAGGCCGACCGCCAGCGGGCCGCGCTGACGCTGGCTCAGCTGCTCGGCCTGCAGGGCGAGCTGCAGGTCGAGCCGGCCTGGCCACCGCTGGTGGCCGAGCAGCCCGGCCTGCCCGACATCGAGCAGCGGGCCGACGTGCTGGCGGCGCGCCGGCGGGTCGAGGCGGCCCAGGCCGCGTTCGACGCCGCCGCCGCCCTGCGCCGCAACGACCTGACCCTGGGCGCCTCGCTCGACCACTTCCCCGGCACCTCCAGCCGCCTGCTCGAGTTGCGGGTGTCGGTGCCGCTGGGCGGCATGCTCGGCGCCTACGGCTACGACGGCGAGATCGCCCGCGCGCGCGCCACGCTCGACAGCACCCAGGACCAGCTGGAGAAGGTGCGCCGCCAGGCCCGGGCCGAGAGCGGCCGGCTGGCCGAGGACCTGCGTTCCGCCGCTGCCCGTGCGGCCGAGTTCGAGCAGGCCATCGTGCCGCGCGCGCGCCAGGTCGCCGGCATGGCCGAGCTGGCCTACTCGCGCGGCGCACTGCCGCTGGTCGACCTGCTCGATGCCCGCCGCACCCTGCGCAGCGTGCTGCTCGACGACCTCGCCGCGCGCGCCGACTTCGCGCGCGCTTCCACCGCCTGGCAGCTGCGCCAGCAACCGCCGACCCCCTGA
- a CDS encoding efflux RND transporter periplasmic adaptor subunit, with product MTRSLLSLLLPAALALAACREAPAPAAAPPTPVLQGTQFRYPPGHPQLAQLGVVAAAPAKTLTVELPARLVWNEDRTQRIYPAFAGRVVRIATDVGQPVKPGTVLAQLASPDFGVAQADTAKAGVDERLAQKTLARQRELFEAGVIARKDLEQAEADAARTQAEVQRTAARTRLYGAAAGGGVDQRLALVAGIPGLVVERNLTPGQELRPDQMGPGVPPLFVVSDPTSLWVVIDARESEAGTLKPGAHFELVVPTLPGQKFEGQVIAAADFIDASTRTIKVRGLIANPERKLKAEMLATARIERTPGAGVVVPAQAVTLSGTRHSVMVEVQPGVFEQREVVLGWQGPTEALVSRGLEAGEKVVTDNLLMLMRQYRIALDDARPSDPSKMGADGAATDKAAAAR from the coding sequence GTGACCCGTTCCCTTCTCTCCCTGCTGCTGCCGGCGGCGCTCGCCCTGGCGGCCTGCCGCGAGGCCCCCGCGCCGGCGGCCGCGCCGCCGACGCCGGTGCTGCAAGGCACCCAGTTCCGCTACCCGCCCGGCCATCCGCAACTGGCCCAGCTGGGCGTGGTGGCGGCGGCCCCGGCCAAGACCCTCACCGTGGAACTGCCGGCGCGGCTGGTCTGGAACGAGGACCGCACCCAGCGCATCTACCCTGCGTTCGCCGGCCGGGTCGTGCGCATCGCCACCGACGTCGGCCAGCCGGTCAAGCCGGGCACGGTGCTGGCGCAGCTGGCCTCGCCCGACTTCGGCGTCGCCCAGGCCGACACCGCCAAGGCCGGCGTCGACGAGCGGCTGGCGCAGAAGACGCTGGCGCGCCAGCGCGAGCTGTTCGAGGCCGGCGTCATCGCCCGCAAGGACCTGGAGCAGGCCGAAGCCGATGCCGCCCGCACCCAGGCCGAGGTGCAGCGCACCGCCGCGCGCACCCGGCTGTACGGCGCCGCCGCCGGCGGCGGGGTCGACCAGCGGCTGGCGCTGGTCGCCGGCATTCCCGGCCTGGTGGTCGAACGCAACCTCACCCCGGGCCAGGAGCTGCGCCCCGACCAGATGGGCCCGGGCGTGCCGCCGCTGTTCGTGGTCAGCGACCCGACCTCGCTGTGGGTGGTGATCGATGCCCGCGAGAGCGAGGCCGGCACCCTGAAGCCGGGCGCCCACTTCGAGCTGGTCGTGCCGACGCTGCCGGGCCAGAAGTTCGAGGGCCAGGTGATCGCGGCGGCCGACTTCATCGATGCCAGCACCCGCACCATCAAGGTCCGCGGCCTGATCGCCAACCCGGAGCGCAAGCTCAAGGCCGAGATGCTGGCCACCGCCCGGATCGAGCGCACGCCGGGCGCCGGCGTGGTCGTCCCGGCCCAGGCGGTCACGCTGTCCGGCACCCGCCATTCGGTGATGGTCGAGGTGCAGCCGGGCGTGTTCGAGCAGCGCGAGGTGGTCCTGGGCTGGCAGGGCCCGACCGAGGCGCTGGTCAGCCGCGGCCTGGAGGCCGGCGAGAAGGTGGTCACCGACAACCTGCTGATGCTGATGCGCCAGTACCGCATCGCGCTCGACGACGCCCGGCCGTCCGATCCGTCGAAGATGGGCGCCGACGGGGCTGCCACCGACAAGGCGGCGGCCGCGCGATGA